A region of Sugiyamaella lignohabitans strain CBS 10342 chromosome A, complete sequence DNA encodes the following proteins:
- the IRA1 gene encoding Ira1p (GTPase-activating protein; negatively regulates RAS by converting it from the GTP- to the GDP-bound inactive form, required for reducing cAMP levels under nutrient limiting conditions, mediates membrane association of adenylate cyclase; mutations cause catalase T deficiency, defective glycogen synthesis and defective trehalose accumulation; IRA1 has a paralog, IRA2, that arose from the whole genome duplication; GO_component: GO:0005737 - cytoplasm [Evidence IEA,IEA]; GO_component: GO:0016021 - integral component of membrane [Evidence ISM] [PMID 12192589]; GO_component: GO:0005622 - intracellular [Evidence IEA]; GO_component: GO:0031235 - intrinsic component of the cytoplasmic side of the plasma membrane [Evidence IBA]; GO_component: GO:0016020 - membrane [Evidence IMP,IPI] [PMID 1875942]; GO_component: GO:0005739 - mitochondrion [Evidence IDA] [PMID 14576278]; GO_component: GO:0005739 - mitochondrion [Evidence IDA] [PMID 16823961]; GO_function: GO:0005096 - GTPase activator activity [Evidence IEA,IEA]; GO_function: GO:0005099 - Ras GTPase activator activity [Evidence IMP] [PMID 2178777]; GO_process: GO:0046580 - negative regulation of Ras protein signal transduction [Evidence IMP] [PMID 15339905]; GO_process: GO:0030818 - negative regulation of cAMP biosynthetic process [Evidence IMP] [PMID 2540426]; GO_process: GO:0032320 - positive regulation of Ras GTPase activity [Evidence IMP] [PMID 2178777]; GO_process: GO:0045761 - regulation of adenylate cyclase activity [Evidence IMP] [PMID 1875942]; GO_process: GO:0051056 - regulation of small GTPase mediated signal transduction [Evidence IEA]; GO_process: GO:0007165 - signal transduction [Evidence IEA]), translating to MEDTVPFKRNTSGATANRQSKRYSVAALYMSMGGVDRDDDIDDELAKAQKYLRQLKSDISEQSKRNFLLEKDVRYLDGRIALLIQNKMNAEEQKDIASRLEEAPEQVADEYFPDRKKTELYGNLFFLLQSEPKHIALLCRVVSMAEIDSLLQTVMFTIYGNQYEQREEHLLLTMFQAVLAYQFDNAQEFSSLLRANTPVSRMMTTYTRRGPGQSYLRSALSAKLSSIIDEKNLNLEINPLKVYEELVDMDGGSSRNSNEEQPTITAEEASRHPMVLEMIRPRHVKLKQLSSELLDTILSSLDMVPYGIRWICKQIRLLTKRKYPTATDAAVCSLIGAFFFLRFINPAIVTPQAYMLVDRLPSDNSRRVLTLLAKMLQNLVNKPTYSKEPYMQNLAPFVDANKARINNFLQELCDVPDFNESLEMDQYVALSKKDLFLNITLNEVYGMHSLLDKYHEKVIQNESSHLGLLLADIGESPGLVPRSANANMELQLFNRWETEVGDVDGGPLDFLRADVIFMEAKSLMINIIRAFPPGHNVLQRPLDLHKIADFAATTNEEALVKRGIKALDLLVEIEQADSDDAELLQAEVDSELKQLGSLQESVENEAKSLDDVYRIIRDHNEYLRSQIDTYKSYLANVRMQTGGPLGAVTNGGGKPTTKSKIPVKKYTPPQLIKENVVLDWRLPDSRTANMTLYIASPVPGTFVISLVLKGRAEPIFTLDLKLDDLLEMSADKGLETLDLECIVFSIKPLVALLKRDLKRK from the coding sequence ATGGAAGACACAGTACCGTTTAAAAGAAACACTAGTGGCGCGACGGCTAATCGTCAATCAAAACGATACTCAGTAGCTGCTCTATATATGTCCATGGGAGGTGTGGATAgagatgatgatatcgaTGATGAACTTGCTAAGGCACAAAAATATCTGCGACAGCTAAAAAGCGACATTTCTGAACAGTCTAAGAGAAACTTCTTGCTGGAAAAAGATGTTCGTTACTTGGACGGCAGAATCGCCCTACTTATTCAGAACAAAATGAATGCGGAAGAACAGAAGGATATTGCCTCTCGATTGGAAGAAGCTCCTGAACAAGTGGCTGATGAGTATTTTCCAGATAGAAAGAAAACTGAATTATATGGTAACCTATTCTTCTTACTTCAATCGGAACCCAAGCACATTGCCCTACTTTGTCGTGTTGTTTCGATGGCAGAGATTGACTCTTTGCTACAAACAGTTATGTTTACTATATATGGAAATCAGTATGAGCAAAGAGAAGagcatcttcttttgaCTATGTTTCAAGCAGTCCTGGCCTACCAATTTGATAATGCTCAAGAATTCAGCTCTCTTTTACGAGCAAATACCCCTGTTTCTAGAATGATGACAACCTACACCAGAAGAGGTCCTGGTCAATCATACCTCAGGTCAGCACTTTCAGCTAAACTCAGCTCTATTATTGATGAAAAGAATCTTaatcttgaaatcaatccTCTCAAAGTATACGAAGAACTAGTGGACATGGATGGTGGTTCTTCAAGGAACAGTAATGAGGAGCAGCCAACAATCACTGCCGAAGAAGCTTCACGTCATCCAATGGTTCTGGAAATGATTCGACCTCGCCATGTCAAGCTAAAGCAATTATCTTCTGAACTATTAGACACTATTTTATCTTCTCTAGATATGGTTCCATATGGAATTAGGTGGATTTGTAAGCAAATCCGTTTACTAACGAAAAGAAAGTACCCCACTGCTAcggatgctgctgtttgcTCTCTAATTGGCGcattcttctttctccgTTTTATCAACCCAGCAATTGTAACACCACAAGCATATATGTTGGTAGATAGATTACCTTCTGATAATTCAAGGAGGGTATTGACTCTGTTGGCAAAAATGCTGCAAAACTTGGTTAATAAGCCCACTTATTCGAAGGAGCCATATATGCAAAATCTGGCACCTTTTGTTGATGCTAACAAGGCACGAATTAATAACTTCCTTCAAGAGCTGTGTGATGTACCTGACTTTAATGAATCGCTAGAGATGGATCAATATGTGGCTTTATCAAAGAAAGATTTGTTCTTGAATATCACATTAAATGAAGTTTATGGCATGCATTCTCTCTTAGATAAGTATCATGAGAAAGTCATTCAAAATGAAAGCTCCCACCTGGGATTATTGCTTGCAGATATAGGAGAATCGCCTGGACTTGTTCCACGTAGTGCGAATGCCAATATGGAGCTGCAGCTGTTTAATAGATGGGAGACGGAAGTGGGTGATGTGGATGGCGGGCCATTGGATTTTCTTCGTGCTGATGTCATTTTTATGGAAGCAAAGTCTTTAATGATCAACATTATACGAGCCTTCCCTCCAGGACACAATGTCCTTCAGAGACCACTTGATTTGCATAAAATTGCTGATTTTGCTGCCACTACCAATGAAGAGGCACTCGTAAAGCGTGGAATCAAAGCTCTTGACTTATTGGTTGAAATAGAACAAGCAGATAGTGACGATGCGGAACTTCTCCAAGCAGAAGTGGACTCAGAACTAAAGCAGCTTGGATCGTTACAAGAGTCAGTAGAAAATGAAGCCAAATCACTGGACGATGTTTATCGTATTATTCGCGATCATAACGAGTATCTTCGCTCCCAGATTGATACATATAAGTCATATCTTGCAAATGTTCGAATGCAAACTGGAGGACCGCTTGGGGCCGTTACCAATGGCGGAGGaaaaccaacaaccaaaaGCAAGATTCCAGTCAAAAAATACACACCACCACAACTAATCAAGGAGAATGTAGTGTTAGACTGGAGACTACCAGACTCCAGAACAGCTAATATGACCCTTTATATCGCATCACCAGTTCCAGGAACTTTTGTCATATCTTTAGTATTAAAAGGGAGAGCTGAGCCAATATTTACTTTGGATCTGAAATTGGATGATCTTTTGGAGATGTCTGCGGATAAGGGACTTGAAACTCTGGACTTAGAATGCATTGTCTTTTCAATAAAGCCTTTGGTTGCTCTATTGAAGAGGGACTTGAAAAGAAAGTAG